In the Sandaracinus amylolyticus genome, GCGGCTGGTGCGTCGCGCACGCCGCGGGCGCGGTGCTCGACGCGCTCTACTGCGCCGAGGGCTGTCCGCCGCCGCGCGTGTCGATGGGGCACCTCTGGTCCACCGGTCACGGCGGGACGATCGGTGACTGCGGCTTCGGGTGGGACGTCGAGGAGGGCATGCGCGCCGTGACCGGCGCGACGCCCCTCGTGCCCGAGTCGACGTGGCCGTACACCGGCGGATCGCGATCCATGAACGACACGCGCCCGAGCGACGCGACGCTGATGGCCGACGGTCGTTATCGCGCGACCGGCTACACGATGATCCCGAACGACGCCGACAAGCTCGAGCGCATGAAGCGCGTGCTCGCGTCGGGCCGCGCGATCGCCGTGTGGAGCGGCCTCTGCTGGAGCGGCGGCTGGGGCGACGGACAGGCGACGATCCAAGCGCCGATGTTGCCCTGCGCGGCCGACGGCACGAGCGACTACGACGGCTATCACGCGTACACGATCGTCGGCTACGACGACGCGACGATGGAGTTCATCGCGCTGAACTCGTGGGGCCAGGACTGGGGTCAGAACGGGTACATGCGCCTCTCGTACGACTTCGTGCAGAACGAGGTCGCGGGCGGCGGCTACCTGCAGGACATCGATCGCACCCACGGCGCGTGCGACGTGCCCGACGGCGGCATGCCTCCGGGATCGACCGCGGAGCGCTGCGAGACCATCGGCGCGTGCGCGGCGTGCGCCGAGACGACCGGATGCCTGTGGTGCGACGGTCACTGCGTCGCGAGCGACGACACCGGCACTGCGCCTGCGACGGGCTCGTGCACGATGCCCGATCGGTCGGCGACGCGTGGCGCGGAGTGCTCGCTCCCGATGGACGCGTGCACCTCGAACACCGACTGCGCGAGCTGCGCCGACGCGCCCGGATGCGCGTGGTGCGAGCAGCGCGGCGCGTGCATCGCGTGGCCCGGCGGCGCGGGCACGTGCGGCGATCGTCGCCTCGCGACGGCGCGCGATCAGTGCAACGACGTGACGCGCGCGTGCGAGATGGCGGCCGACTGCGGCGCGTGCACGATGCTCGAGGGCTGCGGATGGTGCGGCGGCGCGTCGGGCTCGATCCACAGCGCGCCCGGCACGACGAGCTGCTTCGGTGGCGACGCGACGGGCGCCGATCGCGCGTCGTGCGCGGCGGGCTGGGTCGGGCCGGCGGGGATGTGCCCGATGCCTCCGATGGACGACGCAGGCGTCGCCGAGGACGGCGGCGTGAGCGACGGCGGCACGGGTAGTGACGCCGGCACCGGCGGCGACGGCGGCACGACGGGCCCCGTCTGCGGCATGGTCGGTGGCCCGTGTTACCGAGACGCGCAGTGCTGCGACGGCATGCAGTGCGTCGCGAACGCGTGCCGTGACGCGTCGCGGTGCGGTGTCGAGGGCGCGACGTGTGCGAACGGATCGCAGTGCTGCGGTGGTCTGTCGTGTCTGCCCGGGTCGTTCGGCGGTGCGCGCGCGTGCTGCGTCGGGTTCGAGGGCGGCAGCTGCGAGAGCGACGCGGACTGCTGCGGCGAGATGACGTGCAGCGGCGGGCGTTGTCTGAAGCGGCGCGCGGGTCAGAGCTGCGCGAGCAACTGGGACTGCGCGGGCACGCTGCGCTGCAACGGCGGGACGTGCGGCTGAGTCCTTGCCGGAGTGCTCGTCCCGCGGGTCCCGGACGGGAGCGCGCGAAGCGCGCGTACGGTAGGGAGCGGCGGGCGAGCCGATTTTTCGTCCTTGCCGGAGTGCTCGTCCCGCGGGTCCCGGACGGGATCGCGCGAAGCGCGCGGACGGTAGGGAGCGGCGGGCGAGCCGATTTTCGTCCTTGCCGGAGTGCTCGTGCCGCGGGTCCCGGACGGGATCGCGCGAAGCGCGCGGACGGTAGGGACCGGCGGGCGAGCCGATTTCTCGACAGCGCGGGCTACTCGAGCCCGAACTTCTTGATGCGCTCGTTGAGCGTGGTACGGCTGATCTGCAGCTCTCGCGCGAGGCGCGTCCGATTGCCGCCGGTCCGCTCGAGCCCGCGCACCAGGATCGCGCGCTCGAGCCCGTCGACCGCGGCCTGCAGGCTCCCCTGGCCCGAGGCCGCCGCGGCGGCGGCCTCTCCGCCCGACTGCCCCGCGTACCCACCGGCGTCGCGGAGCGCGGGAGAGAGATGCTCGGGCCCGACCTCGGGCTCGCCCGCGGCGGTGACCGCCCATCGATCGATCTCCGCGCGCAGCTCGCGCACGTTGCCCGGCCACCCGTAGCGCTCGAGGCAGCGCCACGCCGACGCGCTCACGCGCGTGGGCATGCTCTCGCCGTCGGCGTCGCGGAGG is a window encoding:
- a CDS encoding C1 family peptidase — protein: MRTFHCSTRALAITILAVLAGCENERPADETDAGARHDAGATQVTARGECRLFPLANGRQVCLLTEPQGPVVEAAMRESTEGVRVEPLLDPDFVGPLPPSHDLRAESLGGCLQVRDQRECGWCVAHAAGAVLDALYCAEGCPPPRVSMGHLWSTGHGGTIGDCGFGWDVEEGMRAVTGATPLVPESTWPYTGGSRSMNDTRPSDATLMADGRYRATGYTMIPNDADKLERMKRVLASGRAIAVWSGLCWSGGWGDGQATIQAPMLPCAADGTSDYDGYHAYTIVGYDDATMEFIALNSWGQDWGQNGYMRLSYDFVQNEVAGGGYLQDIDRTHGACDVPDGGMPPGSTAERCETIGACAACAETTGCLWCDGHCVASDDTGTAPATGSCTMPDRSATRGAECSLPMDACTSNTDCASCADAPGCAWCEQRGACIAWPGGAGTCGDRRLATARDQCNDVTRACEMAADCGACTMLEGCGWCGGASGSIHSAPGTTSCFGGDATGADRASCAAGWVGPAGMCPMPPMDDAGVAEDGGVSDGGTGSDAGTGGDGGTTGPVCGMVGGPCYRDAQCCDGMQCVANACRDASRCGVEGATCANGSQCCGGLSCLPGSFGGARACCVGFEGGSCESDADCCGEMTCSGGRCLKRRAGQSCASNWDCAGTLRCNGGTCG